GTCAAGAGGGCTCGACCGGGTGCGCCGCGCTGGTGCCCGCGCCGCGCTCAGGCGTCAGGCAAGCTCGCCCAGCAGCGCCTTCAGGTCCAGCGGGCAGTTCGACATGACGAGGCCGCCTTCGCCGTTGCGCGGCCAGTCCGCCGGATCGCGGTCGCGGTACAACTCGATCCCGTTGCCGTCGGGGTCCGAGAAATACAGGGCCTCGGACACGCCGTGGTCGGCCGCGCCTTCCAGTTCGACGCCGTTGTCCAGCGCCATTTGAAAGGCGGCGGCCAGCGCCTTGCGGTCGGGGTAGAGGAACGCGGTGTGATACAGGCCGGGCGCGCGCGGATCGGGGCGCGGGCCGTTCAGGCTGTGCCATGTATTCAGGCCGATGTGGTGGTGGTATCCGCCAGCGGACAGAAACGCGGCCTGCACGCCGTAGCGCTGGGTGACTTCCAGCCCGATGACGTCACGGTAAAAGGCGATGGAGCGGTCGAGGTCCGTCACCTTCAGGTGAACGTGACCGATGCGGGTTTCGGGGTGGGCTTTCATGACGGGCCTCCTTGTGTGACCGTTGATATAGAAGGCTCAGGTCCCCCGGATAATCCCGACCACCGCGCGGTTTTGGTGCGCAGATGCACATTTGGAATCCTGTGCGCAGGAATTCGCACAGTGTCCGCGCCGCGCGGTTTCGCCTGTCCCGCCGGTTCTCTCCGATGTGAAACGCTTCGCCGCAAAAACGCCGCCGAAGGTCGGCATTGTTCCATGCATGCGGGGGGGCACATGGTCTAACATACCCGGAACACGCAGGGGAGCCGTTCTCATGGCCGAGACAATCCGATTCACCCTCGACGGCGCGCAGGTCGAGGCAGAGCCCGGCATGACCATCTGGGAGGTGGCGAACGGTCGCGGCCTGACGATCCCGCACCTCTGCCACAAGCCCGCGCCGGGCTATCGCCCCGACGGCAACTGCCGCGCCTGCATGGTCGAGATCGAGGGAGAGCGGAACCTCGCGGCCTCCTGCATCCGCGAACCCGCTGAGGGCATGGTGGTGCAAACCGCCACCGCGCGCGCCACGACCGCCCGCAAGCTGGTGATGGAACTGCTGCTCGCGGACCAACCGGAACGCGAGGCGGCCCACGACAAGTCCGCCCATCTCTGGGACATGGCCGAGACGCAGGGCGTGACCGAGTCGCGTTTTCCGACGCTGGAGGCCGATCGCATCCCGCTGCTCGACGACAGCCATGTCGCGATGTCGGTGAACCTCGACGCCTGCATCCAGTGCGGGCTCTGCGTGCGCGCCTGCCGCGAGGTGCAGGTCAACGACGTGATCGGCATGGCGGGGCGCGGCCACGATGCCTATCCGGTCTTCGACCTTGGCGACGACATGGGCGCCTCGACCTGCGTGGCCTGCGGCGAATGCGTGCAGGCCTGCCCCACCGGGGCGCTGATGCCCTCGACCGTGGTGGACGAGAACCAGGTGGGCGACCGCGCCGACTTCGACAGCGAGGTCAAAAGCATCTGCCCCTTCTGCGGCGTCGGCTGTCAGGTTTCTCTGAAGGTCAAGGACGGCCGCGTCAAATACGTCGAGGGGATCAATGGCCCCGCCAACGAGGGGCGGCTTTGCGTCAAGGGCCGGTTCGGCTTCGACTACATCCATCACCCGCACCGGCTGACCAAACCGCTGATCCGGCGCGAGGATGCGCCCGCCAAGGGGCTGAACGTCGAGCCGGGCAATTGGCAGCAATTCTTCCGCGAGGCCGAGTGGGACGAGGCGCTGGACGTCGCCGCGGGCGGCTGGAAACGACTGAAGGACCAGCACGGCGGAGAGGCCGTGGCGGGCTTCGGCTCTGCCAAATGCACCAACGAAGAGGCCTACCTCTTCCAGAAGCTCATCCGTCAGGGCTTTGGCCACAACAACGTCGACCACTGCACCCGCCTCTGCCACGCCTCCTCCGTGGCGGCGCTGATGGAGAACGTCGGCAGCGGTGCGGTGACCGCCACCTTCAACGAGATCGAGAACGCCGATGTGGCCATCGTCATCGGCGCCAACCCGATCGAGAACCATCCCGTCGCGGCCACCTACTTCAAGCAGTTCACCAAGCGCGGCGGCAAGCTGATCGTCATGGATCCGCGCGGCGTCGGCCTGCGCCGCTACGCCAGCCACATGCTGCAGTTCAAGCCGGGCGCCGACGTGTCGATGCTGAACGCGATCATGCATGTGATCGTCGAAGAGGGGCTGTACGATGAGCAATACATTCAGGCCTTCACCGAGAACTGGGAGGCCGAGAAGGCCCACCTGAAGGACTTCCCGCCCGAGAAGATGGAGGCGATCTGCGGCATCCCCGCCGAGACCCTGCGAGACGTGGCCCGCACCTTTGCGCAGGCGCAGGCGGGCATGATCTTCTGGGGCATGGGGGTGTCGCAGCATATTCACGGCACCGACAACTCGCGCTGCCTGATCAGCCTCGCGCTGATGACCGGCCATGTGGGCCGCCCCGGCACCGGGCTGCATCCGCTGCGTGGGCAGAACAACGTGCAGGGAGCCTCCGACGCGGGGCTGATCCCGATGTTCCTGCCCGACTATCAGGACGTGACCAAGCAGACCGTGCGCGACGCCTTCACCGCGGTCTGGGGATCGGGCGACTTCAGCGACAAGAAGGGCCTGACGGTGACCGAGATCCTCGACGCCGTGCACGCCGGACAGATCCGGGGCATGTACATCCAGGGCGAGAATCCGGCCATGTCCGACCCCGATGTGGAACACGCGCGCGACGCGCTGGCCGCGCTGGAACACCTCGTGGTGCAGGACATCTTCATCACCGAAACGGCGAACTTCGCCGACGTGATCCTGCCCGCCTCGGCCTTCTACGAGAAGTCGGGGACGGTCACGAACACCAACCGGCAGGTGCAGATGGGCCGCCCCGCCGTGCCGCCCCCGGGTGACGCGCGCGAGGACTGGGAGATCACCGTGGACCTTGCCAACCGGATGGGGCTGGGCTGGCGCTACGACAGCCCGGCAGAGGTCTTCGCCGAGATGGCCATGAACATGCCCTCGCTGAAGAACATCACATGGGACCGGGTGGCGAACGAGGGGGCGATCACCTATCCCTCGCTCTCGCCCACCGACCCGGGGCAGGCCATCGTCTTCGGCGACGGCTTCCCGCGCGCGGAGGGGCGGGCGAAGTTCACCCCCGCCAACGTCATCGCGCCCGACGATCTGCCCGATGCCGACTACCCCATGGTCATGATCACCGGCCGCCAGCTGGAGCACTGGCACACCGGCTCGATGACCCGCCGCGCCTCCGTTCTGGACGCGGTGGAGCCCGAGGCCAACTGCTCGCTCCATCCCTCGACCCTGCGCAAGCTGGGTGTCGAGCCCGGCGAGATGATCCGCCTGACCACCAAGCGCGGCAGCATCGAGATCATGGCGCGCGCGGACCGGGCGGTGGCGCCGGACAACGTCTTCGTGCCCTTCGCCTATGTCGAGGCGGCGGCCAATGTGCTGACCAACCCGGCGCTCGATCCCTACGGCAAGATCCCCGAGTTCAAGTTCTCGGCGGTCCGCGTCGAAAAATCCGGGTGCCTCGCCGCCGAATAGGCGCGGGTCCAAAAAGGGCGCAAGCGCGCTCGGGCCGTCTCGCCCTTTGGCCTCGGCTCAAGCGCACGCCTGCGGCACGGACATTGCCGAGGGGCATCCCACGGCGCGGATCTGGCGCTGTCCCCTGCTTCTTTGGTCCGGAAAATACCTCGGGGAGCGCGAGGGGCTGGCCCCTCGCTCCCGCCCTTGCCGGCATCCCGTCGCAGTGCATCGTGATAAATTGACAGCCCCCGACCCGGCGGCGCATCCTGCGCCGAAAGGAGCCGCGTTCATGATGCCAGTCCAGCCCGACCGCTTTCTCGCCGACCTGCACGCCCTGCGCGCCATCGGTGCCGCGGGCACGGGCAAGGGCGTCGTGCGACCCGCCTACAGCCAGCCTGACATCGAGGCCCGCGACTGGTTGGCCGGGAAATATGCCGAGGCCGGGCTGAAGCCGGTCTTCGACCCGATGGGATCGGTCTTCGGGCTGGCGGAGCGGCCCTCGCTGCTGATGGGCAGCCACTCCGACACCCAGCCCGAGGGTGGGTGGCTGGACGGCGCGCTGGGCGTCATCGCGGCGCTGGAGATCGCGCGGGCCGCAAGGGAAAACGGCGGCCCGGCGCTGTCGGCGGTCTCCTTTCAGGACGAAGAGGGGCGTTTTGGCGTCACCACCGGCAGCGCCTGCTGGGCGGGTGTGATCGACCTTGCCGCGGCGCTGGACCTGACCGACCGGCGGGGCGAGACGCTGGGGCAGGCGCGCGCCGCCATGGGCAGCCGTCCCGGGACATGGGTCGATCCGGCGCGCTTCACCGGCTACCTGGAAATGCATATCGAGCAGGGCCCGGTGCTGGACCGCGCCGGAGAGGCCATCGGCGTCGTCGATGCCATCGTGGGCATCCGCGACATGGTCATCCGCCTGACCGGAGAGCAGAACCACGCGGGCACCACGCCGATGCACCTGCGCCGGGACGCCTTTCAGGCGCTGGCCCGCTTCAACGCCCGTATCGAAGAGCGCTTCGGCAATGTCGTCACCCCCGCAACGGTCTGGACCATCGGCCATGTGTCGCTGCATCCCAACGCGCATTCGGTGGTGCCGGGGCGGGTCTCCTTCTCGATGCAGTGGCGCGACGGCGACGAGGACCGCCTGAACCGGATGGAGCGGATTATCCGAGACACAGCATCCGAGGTCGCGTCAGAGGCGAGCATGGCGCTGGAATTCGGCCCCATGCTGGGCGTGCCGCCGGTTGCCATGGACGAGGGCTTTCGCCGCGCGCTGGAAGAGGCTGCCGCCGAAGAGGTGCCGGGGCGTTGGCGCGCCATGCCTTCGGGCGCGCTGCACGATGCCTCGAACATGGCGCGGCTGATGCCCTCGGCCATGCTCTTCGTGCCCTCGATCGGCGGCGTCAGCCATACCTTCGACGAGGATACGGACGAGGCCGACCTCGTGACCGGCCTTCGGGTCATGGCGAATGCTGTCGGGCGCATCGCGGGGTGACGCAAGGGCAGTGGTGCGCTATCCTGCCTCTGCAAGGCAAGGAGGCGGCGATGGATCCGGTTTCGCTGGGGTTCTATGCAACGGTCTGCGGCGTGCTGGGGCTCGCCGGACCAAGGCTGGGACGGGCGCCGGTCCGGCTGGCCATCGGCGCATTGGTCGGCGTGGTCGCGGTGGCGGTCCTTCCCCACGTCAAGACGCTGCTGGGCGCGGCAGAACTCTACACCACGGTTCAGCCGTAACGCATCGGGTGCCCCTGTGGGACAGGGCGGGGCTGTGACCCGCCATCGGTGAAGGGAGCCCCCGGGTCAGCGGCCAGGGCCTTGCGGACGAACCACCAGACAGGACGACTCTGCGGGCCACCGGCGGTCCGGGGCACAGCCGTGACAGGGGGCTTCAGGCAAAGCCCGACACGCTGCAGGGACCACGATCCCGCAAGCCTTTGCGGCTACTCCCAGACGACTTCGCCCAGAAAGATATAGCCCGCGCCGTAGATCGTCTTGATCAGGCGCGGGTTGCGCGGGTCTTCGCGCAGCTTCGTGCGCAGGCGCGAGATCCGCACGTCCATTGCCCGGTCAAAGCTTTCCCCCGCCGCGCCGCCAAGGCTTTCCTGCATCTGCGCGCGCGAGATCAGCCGCTTGGGGCTTTCGAGGAACAGTCGCAGGACTTCGCCCTCGGCATGCGAGAAGGGGGTCTCTGTGCCGTCGTCCGCCTCCAGCGCGTAGCGGTCGAAATGGGCGGTCCAGCCTTCGAACCGGGCGGTGTTGCCGGTGGCGCCGCGGCGCGGACCGCGCAGGCGGGCACGGATGCGGGCCACCACCTCGGCGGGATCGAAGGGCTTGATGATGTAGTCGTCGGCGCCCAGTTCCAGCCCGGTCACCCGGTCCTGCACCTGCGCGCGGCCCGAGATGATGATGATCGTCGCGCCCTGTTCCAGCGCCAGCCGATGCACCACGGACAGCCCGTCGCGGTCCGGCAGGCCAAGGTCCACAAGGCAGACATCCGGCGTGGTCCGGCGCAGCGCGGCCTCGAACTCTGTCGCCCGGGCGAAGGCCTGACAGCGAAAGCCCGCCTCGGTCAGCGTTTCTGACAGAAGCGCGCGGATGGCGGGTTCGTCGTCGAGGATGGTCACAAGGGCTGTCATGGGGACTGGATACTGCGGGCAGGGCGGCGGGGAAACCGGCTTTGGGGCAGGGGACGCCGTGGTGGGGCGGAACGCGGCGTCAAGGCCCGGCAGGAACGGGGGCCTGCGGCGCGTGGGCCGCTGCGCCAGGTTCGGAGGTTTTCGCCCGCGGCGCTGCGGGCGGGATCGCGGTGCGCGGCGCGGCGGGAAAGAGGGGCTGCCCCGCCATGAAACCGCTTCGCAGGGGTAGCGGAGCTTTCGGCGTCTGCGACAGGGCCGCAGGTCCGGGGCGTCGCGCGCGCCACGCTGCGGCTACGGCCATGCCGGGCGGGCTGCCGAGTCATTGCAGCACCATCCGGGGGGCGGCGGCCTGCAGCGCGCGGGACAGGGCCGTCGGCCCGAAGGGTTTCGCCAGCACCGGGGCCAGGGCGGCGGCGCGGCGGTGCAGCGGGTGCCCGGCGGGCAGCGAGGTCATCAGCACCACCGGCAGCCCGGGCAGCAGCCCGACAAGATCGGTGCCGGGCTGCTCGCCCTCCAGATCGACGTCCGACAGCACCAGCGCCACATCCGGCAGGCCCTCGGCCAGCGCCCGCGCCTCGGCGACAGAGGCCGCCTCGACCACCGCATGGCCCATGGCGGTCAGCATCTCGCGCACCGGTTCGCGCAGGTCGGGGCTGTCCTCGACCAGCAGCACGAGGCCGGAGGCGGGCAGGACGCCGCCCCGCCGCAAGGGCAGGCGCAGGGTGACGCGGGCCCCGGTGCCGGGGTTTTCCAGCCGCACCGACCCGCCCGCGAGTTTCGTCATGTCGTAGACCATGGCCAGCCCCAGCCCGGTGCCCGCATCGCCCTTGGTGGTGAAGAAGGGCGCCAGCCCCTCGGTCAGGGCGCGGGGCGAAAAGCCCGGCCCGGTGTCGGAGACGGTCAGCTCCAGCCACGTCTCCTGTATCTCGCGGGCGGCGATGCAGATGATCCCGGCGGGGGCCACGGCGTCGCGCGCGTTCAGGACGAGGTTCAGCAGTGCGTCCTGCATCTGCCCGGGGTCGAGCATGAGCAGGCCTGTGGTGTGGTCCTCGATCTCTAGCGCGATGCCCGCAGGCAGCACCGGGGCCGCCAGCGTGTGCAGGTCGTCCAGCAGGCCGCTCAGCCGCAGCGCGCGCGGCTGCCAGCGGCGCTGGTCGGTGATATCGGCGATCCTGCCCAGAAGATCGCCGCCCCGGCGCGCGGCCTGAAGCGTGGCGGCGATCAGGCGCTGCGCCTCGGGGTCGTCGGTCAGCCGCGCCAGCTTGGACTGCATCCCGAGGATGATCGTCAGCAGGTTGGAAAAGTCATGTGCCATGCCGGATGTCAGCTGCGCCGCCATCTCGCGCCGCCGCGTCTGTTGCAGGGCGGCGCGGGTCTGGGTTTCCTCGGTGACGTCCTGGCTGAGGATATAGGCCCCCGGTTCCAGCGGATCGGGGGTAAAGCTGGCGCGGATGCGCCGGGACGAGGTCTCGTCGGTGAACTCGAAGGTGCTGGCGCGGCCGTCCAGCGCGGCCTCCAGATGCGGGCGCACCCGGTCGTAGGCCTGCGTGCCCAGCGTATCGGCGATGTGCAGCCCGAGGATCGAGGAAGGCCGCCCCGGCATGACGTCGGGCAGGCGGTTGTTCGAGAAGGTATAGCGCCGGTCGGCCCCGACGCGGGCGATGTGGGCGGGCACCATCTCTGCGGTGGTGCGGGTGCGGGCCTCGATCTCGACCAGCTCGCGGCGCGCCTCTTCAAGCGCGGCATTGGCCGAGGCAAGGCGGCGATTGGTGGCGGCCAGTTCCTCGGAACGGGTCAGGACCTCTTCGGACAGCAGCTCTGATCGGGTGCGCAAAAGCTGTTCCTGCGCGCGGACATCGGTGATGTCGGTATAGACCGTGACCCAGCCGCCCTGCGCCAGCGGCGCGCCCTCGACGCTGATCGTCCGGCCATTGGCGCGGGTGCGTTCCATGTAATGCGGCTCGAAGGCGCGGGCGGTGGTGACGCGGTCGCGGATGGCGGCCTCTATGTCCCCGATCGGGCCGTATTCGCCACGGGTGACGAGATGGCGGATGGTCTCTTCGAAGGTGGCGCCGGGGCGGGTGAGATGCTCCGGCAGGTCGAACATCTCGGCAAAGCGGGCGTTGCAGACGGCGAGGTTCAGGTCGCTGTCGTAGATCGTCAGCGCCTGCTGGATCAGGTTCAGCCCGGCCTGCGTGAGGGATGCGCGCGATGACATGGGGGGCACGGTAGCTTCGGTAGCGGTGCTGCGCCAGAGGCTTGCCGGGCGCGGCAGCCGTTGGGAGTTCGGGGTGCAGAAGGGCGTTTCGGAGGCACGACGCCCAATGACTGCCCCGAGCCGACAGCGTCAGGCTTCACCGGCGGATATCGGATTGACCCTCAGATCGTCGCGCCCGTCCCCATTATGTCGCGTGTTTCAAGCATCGCATGTCCGAGACGAGACGAGGTTCGAAACTACGTTGCCACCCACACAGGTTGAAGCCGTCCCAGTGATGAGGCCTCGTCGGAAATGAGACGAGGCCTTTCTAGTGGTATGCGCCTCAGTGTCCTTAGCGCGGCAGAAGAACGCCCTCGACCACGTGGATGACGCCGTTGGACTGCATCACGTCAGCGGTGGTCACGCGCCACGCGTTCCCGTTCTCGTCGAAGATATAGGCATTGCCCCCGCGGGTCCGCTGGACGGACAGCGCATCGCCGGACACGGTGTCGAAGTTGTTGAACTGGTCCCCGGACAGGCCCTTGGTGAGATCTGCGACGGTCAGGCGACCGGGAATGACATGTGCGGTCAGGATCTTGGTCAGTTGATCCTTGTTCTCGTCCATCATGACCGTCTCGACCGTGCCATCGGGTAGGGCGGCAAAGGCGTCGTCGGTCGGCGCAAACACGGTGAAGGGGCCTTCACCCGAGAGGGTTTCCACCAGACCCGCCTGCTTGACCGCTGCCACGAGGGTGGTGTGGATCGGCGAATTCACGGCATTCTCGACGATGGTCTTGTTGGCGAACATGGCGGCGCCGCCCACAGTCGGATTGCCGTCGCCGCTTGCCATCGGCTCCGCAGGCGCGGCGTCGTCGGCCATGGCTTCTTCGGCTGCTGGCAGCATGACGGTGTCGATGACGTGGATCACACCGTTGGACTGGCGCACATCCGCGATCGTTACCGTGGCCACGTTGCCCTGCTCGTCGGTCAAGGTGATGTTGTCACCGTCCATCTTGGCCGCGAGGGTGCAGCCGCCGACCGTCGGGACCGGGTGGTTGCCGTTGTCATCCGCGATCATGCCCATGATTGCATCGGACATCGCACTGGCTGCCACCACATGGCAGGTCAGGACCTTGGACAGCTGGTCCTTGTTCTCCGGCATCAGAAGCGTTTCGACGGTCCCGTCGGGCAGCTTTTCGAAGGCATCGTTGGTCGGGGCGAAGACGGTGAACGGGCCTTCGCCCGAAAGGGTCTCGACGAGACCGGCGGCCTGGACGGCCGCGACCAGAGTGGTGTGATCCGCGGAATTCACCGCGTTCTCGACGATGGTCTTGTCGGCGAACATGGCCCCGCCGCCCACCATGGGATTGCCGTCGCCGCTTGCCATCGGTGCTTCGGGCGCGGCGTCGTCGGCCATGGCCTCTTCGGCGGCAGGCAGCATGACGGTGTCGATGACATGGATGACCCCGTTCGACTGGCGCACGTCGGCGATCGTCACCGTGGCCACGTTGCCCTGCTCGTCGGTCAAGGTGATGTTGTCTCCGTCCATCTTGGCGGCAAGGGTGCACCCGCCGACCGTCGGGACCGGGTGGTTGCCGTTGTCATCCGCGATCATGCCCATGATTGCATCGGACATCGCACTGGCTGCCACCACATGGCAGGTCAGGACCTTGGACAGCTGGTCCTTGTTCTCCGGCATCAGAAGCGTTTCGACGGTCCCGTCGGGCAGCTTTTCGAAGGCATCGTTGGTCGGGGCGAAGACGGTGAACGGGCCTTCGCCCGAAAGGGTCTCGACGAGACCGGCGGCCTGGACGGCCGCGACCAGAGTGGTGTGATCCGCGGAATTCACCGCGTTCTCGACGATGGTCTTGTCGGCGAACATGGCCGCGCCGCCCACCATGGGGTTCTCGTCACTCTGGGCAAGCGCGATCCCGGGGGCCGACAGAATCGTTGCCGCAAGGAGAAGGGTCTTCACTGTACGTTTCATCGTTCACTCCATCTGTTGGGGCGCCCATCACAGGGTGCGCGTGATAGGAGACACGGGGGCGGCACCATCTTAGTTTCAAATTGATGGCGGTGCGGTTGTTCGAGGTCGATAGAATGATTGAACCGCTCGATGCTGCACGGGTCCGTGCCATCCCTTTGCTCCACAGAGGCGCGCGATCCGTCAGAAGTACAGAGCCGGACGGCCTCTGCGCGTTCGGGTTTCAAAGGTCGCGGCTTGGCCGGGTGAGCCCTGTTACAATTCGTAAGAATTGGGAAAACATCAGGAAAAAGTTGACCGCAAGCCTGAGCGGGTCCCACACTGGGTACAGAATCGTCCGCCATGGAGAAGGGCCCGGCCAACGGGTTCGGCGGAGGCCGGAAAGACCGGCGCAGGGAGGAAACGGATTGGCTCACATGGTTGAGGGCGCGGCTGGTCTGCGCTCCATTCCCGACTTGCTCAAGCGCAACGTCGCCGAGTTCGGCGGTGCCCCGGCGTACCGCGAGAAGGAATACGGGATCTGGCAAAGCTGGACCTGGTCCGAGACCTCGGACGAGATCGAGGCGCTGGCTCTCGGCCTGCTGAACCTCGGCGTGAACGAGGGCGACTTCATCGCCATCATCGGGCGCAACCGGCCCTATCTCTACTGGTCCATGGTCGCGGCGCAGATGGTCGGTGCGGTGCCCGTGCCGCTCTATCAGGACGCGGTGGCCGAAGAGATGGAATATGTCCTCGGCCATTGCGGCGCGCGCTTCGTCATCGCCGCCGATCAGGAGCAGGTCGACAAGGTCATCGAGATCCAGGACGACCTGCACCAGTTCGAACACATGATCTACGTCGACCCCCGGGGCCTGCGGAAATACGACCACGCCGCCCTGCACCAGTTCGACCATGTGCAGTCGCAGGGCCGGGCCGCCCGCGACGAGTACCTGCCGGAACTGGACCGGCGGCGCGGGGGCCTTGGCTACGACGACACCTGCGTAATGCTCTACACCTCGGGCACCACCGGCAAGCCCAAGGGCGTCGTGCTGTCCAACCGCAACATCGTCGAGGCCGCCAAGTCCTCTGCCGAGTTCGACCACCTCAAGCGCACCGACGAGGTGCTGGCCTATCTGCCCATGGCATGGGTCGGGGACTTCATCTTTTCCATCGGGCAGGCCTACTGGAAGGGCTTCTGTGTCAACTGCCCCGAAAGCGCCGACACGCTGATGACCGACCTGCGCGAGATCGCGCCGTCCTATTACTTTGCGCCGCCCCGGATCTTCGAGACGCAGCTGACGCAGATCATGATCCGGATGGAGGATGCCTCGCCGCTGAAACAGCGCATGTTCAAACACTTCATGGCCCACGCCCGCAAGGTCGGGCCGCGCATCCTCGACGGCAAGCCGGTCAGCGCCATGGACCGGCTGAAGTACCGGCTGGGCGAGTTCCTCGTCTACGGGCCGCTCAAGAACGCCATGGGCTTCAGCCGGGTGCGCGTGGGCTATACCGCCGGAGAGGCCATCGGGCCGGAGATCTTCGACTTCTACCGCTCGCTCGGGATCAACCTGAAGCAGCTTTACGGGCAGACAGAGGCCAGCGTCTTCATCACCGTGCAGCCGGACGGCGAGGTGCGCTCGGACACCGTGGGCGTGCCCGCGCCGGGGGTCGAGATCCGCATCGGCGACAGCGGAGAGGTCTACTACCGCTCGCCCGGCACCTTCGTGGAATACTACAAGAACCCCGAGAGCACGGCGGACACCAAGGACCCGGAGGGCTGGGTGGCAACCGGGGACGCGGGCTTCATCGAGGAAGACTCCGGCCATCTGCGGATCATTGACCGCGCCAAGGACGTGGGCAAGATGGCGGACGGGGCGCTGTTTGCGCCGAAATATGTCGAGAACAAGCTGAAGTTCTACCCCAACATCCTTGAGGCTGTGGTCTTTGGCGCGGGCCGCGACCGCTGCTGTGCCTTCCTAAACATCGACCTTTCGGCGGTGGGCAACTGGGCCGAGCGCAACAACATCGCCTATGCCTCCTATCAGGAACTGGCGCAGCACCCGCAGGTGCTGGAGACGCTTCAGGCCCATGTGGAAGAGGTCAACGAAAGCATCGCGCAGGACGAGATGCTGTCCGGCTGTCAGCTGCATCGCTTCCTCGTGCTGCACAA
This region of Ponticoccus alexandrii genomic DNA includes:
- a CDS encoding fasciclin domain-containing protein, with amino-acid sequence MADDAAPAEPMASGDGNPTVGGAAMFANKTIVENAVNSPIHTTLVAAVKQAGLVETLSGEGPFTVFAPTDDAFAALPDGTVETVMMDENKDQLTKILTAHVIPGRLTVADLTKGLSGDQFNNFDTVSGDALSVQRTRGGNAYIFDENGNAWRVTTADVMQSNGVIHVVEGVLLPR
- the fdhF gene encoding formate dehydrogenase subunit alpha, coding for MAETIRFTLDGAQVEAEPGMTIWEVANGRGLTIPHLCHKPAPGYRPDGNCRACMVEIEGERNLAASCIREPAEGMVVQTATARATTARKLVMELLLADQPEREAAHDKSAHLWDMAETQGVTESRFPTLEADRIPLLDDSHVAMSVNLDACIQCGLCVRACREVQVNDVIGMAGRGHDAYPVFDLGDDMGASTCVACGECVQACPTGALMPSTVVDENQVGDRADFDSEVKSICPFCGVGCQVSLKVKDGRVKYVEGINGPANEGRLCVKGRFGFDYIHHPHRLTKPLIRREDAPAKGLNVEPGNWQQFFREAEWDEALDVAAGGWKRLKDQHGGEAVAGFGSAKCTNEEAYLFQKLIRQGFGHNNVDHCTRLCHASSVAALMENVGSGAVTATFNEIENADVAIVIGANPIENHPVAATYFKQFTKRGGKLIVMDPRGVGLRRYASHMLQFKPGADVSMLNAIMHVIVEEGLYDEQYIQAFTENWEAEKAHLKDFPPEKMEAICGIPAETLRDVARTFAQAQAGMIFWGMGVSQHIHGTDNSRCLISLALMTGHVGRPGTGLHPLRGQNNVQGASDAGLIPMFLPDYQDVTKQTVRDAFTAVWGSGDFSDKKGLTVTEILDAVHAGQIRGMYIQGENPAMSDPDVEHARDALAALEHLVVQDIFITETANFADVILPASAFYEKSGTVTNTNRQVQMGRPAVPPPGDAREDWEITVDLANRMGLGWRYDSPAEVFAEMAMNMPSLKNITWDRVANEGAITYPSLSPTDPGQAIVFGDGFPRAEGRAKFTPANVIAPDDLPDADYPMVMITGRQLEHWHTGSMTRRASVLDAVEPEANCSLHPSTLRKLGVEPGEMIRLTTKRGSIEIMARADRAVAPDNVFVPFAYVEAAANVLTNPALDPYGKIPEFKFSAVRVEKSGCLAAE
- a CDS encoding hydantoinase/carbamoylase family amidase produces the protein MMPVQPDRFLADLHALRAIGAAGTGKGVVRPAYSQPDIEARDWLAGKYAEAGLKPVFDPMGSVFGLAERPSLLMGSHSDTQPEGGWLDGALGVIAALEIARAARENGGPALSAVSFQDEEGRFGVTTGSACWAGVIDLAAALDLTDRRGETLGQARAAMGSRPGTWVDPARFTGYLEMHIEQGPVLDRAGEAIGVVDAIVGIRDMVIRLTGEQNHAGTTPMHLRRDAFQALARFNARIEERFGNVVTPATVWTIGHVSLHPNAHSVVPGRVSFSMQWRDGDEDRLNRMERIIRDTASEVASEASMALEFGPMLGVPPVAMDEGFRRALEEAAAEEVPGRWRAMPSGALHDASNMARLMPSAMLFVPSIGGVSHTFDEDTDEADLVTGLRVMANAVGRIAG
- a CDS encoding VOC family protein is translated as MKAHPETRIGHVHLKVTDLDRSIAFYRDVIGLEVTQRYGVQAAFLSAGGYHHHIGLNTWHSLNGPRPDPRAPGLYHTAFLYPDRKALAAAFQMALDNGVELEGAADHGVSEALYFSDPDGNGIELYRDRDPADWPRNGEGGLVMSNCPLDLKALLGELA
- a CDS encoding response regulator transcription factor, with protein sequence MTALVTILDDEPAIRALLSETLTEAGFRCQAFARATEFEAALRRTTPDVCLVDLGLPDRDGLSVVHRLALEQGATIIIISGRAQVQDRVTGLELGADDYIIKPFDPAEVVARIRARLRGPRRGATGNTARFEGWTAHFDRYALEADDGTETPFSHAEGEVLRLFLESPKRLISRAQMQESLGGAAGESFDRAMDVRISRLRTKLREDPRNPRLIKTIYGAGYIFLGEVVWE
- a CDS encoding hybrid sensor histidine kinase/response regulator, with the translated sequence MSSRASLTQAGLNLIQQALTIYDSDLNLAVCNARFAEMFDLPEHLTRPGATFEETIRHLVTRGEYGPIGDIEAAIRDRVTTARAFEPHYMERTRANGRTISVEGAPLAQGGWVTVYTDITDVRAQEQLLRTRSELLSEEVLTRSEELAATNRRLASANAALEEARRELVEIEARTRTTAEMVPAHIARVGADRRYTFSNNRLPDVMPGRPSSILGLHIADTLGTQAYDRVRPHLEAALDGRASTFEFTDETSSRRIRASFTPDPLEPGAYILSQDVTEETQTRAALQQTRRREMAAQLTSGMAHDFSNLLTIILGMQSKLARLTDDPEAQRLIAATLQAARRGGDLLGRIADITDQRRWQPRALRLSGLLDDLHTLAAPVLPAGIALEIEDHTTGLLMLDPGQMQDALLNLVLNARDAVAPAGIICIAAREIQETWLELTVSDTGPGFSPRALTEGLAPFFTTKGDAGTGLGLAMVYDMTKLAGGSVRLENPGTGARVTLRLPLRRGGVLPASGLVLLVEDSPDLREPVREMLTAMGHAVVEAASVAEARALAEGLPDVALVLSDVDLEGEQPGTDLVGLLPGLPVVLMTSLPAGHPLHRRAAALAPVLAKPFGPTALSRALQAAAPRMVLQ